The following proteins are encoded in a genomic region of Huiozyma naganishii CBS 8797 chromosome 9, complete genome:
- the DOC1 gene encoding anaphase promoting complex subunit DOC1 (similar to Saccharomyces cerevisiae DOC1 (YGL240W); ancestral locus Anc_3.562), whose product MMESLGYKSVLDKLTPQTVIEEVISTSTPRIVINDTDESARESPLYVNGYREESEDAVVNRQELDGRFFEGLKVLENEDHLLNISDAAYWRASSHKAANPITNVLDNDPELFWQSDGGQPHVIDVYFHRQMDIALIAIYLSLLTDESYTPKVVKVYAGDSPSDATLYKIIEVEKLNGWLALTFEDNRPADSLLKCRFLRFTFPVNHENGKDTHLRGIRVFSRSGGGRGAPRGLITGTQEELIDTTGGTLFNGYYSIR is encoded by the coding sequence ATGATGGAATCGTTGGGCTACAAGAGTGTGCTGGACAAGTTGACACCGCAAACGGTTATTGAAGAGGTCATCTCAACCTCAACACCACGCATAGTGATTAACGACACGGACGAGTCCGCTAGAGAGTCACCGCTGTACGTCAATGGTTACAGAGAGGAGAGCGAGGATGCGGTTGTTAACAGGCAGGAATTGGATGGcagattttttgaagggttGAAAGTGCTGGAGAACGAGGATCACTTGCTCAACATCAGTGATGCCGCATATTGGAGAGCGTCATCGCACAAGGCAGCGAATCCGATCACCAATGTGCTGGATAACGACCCAGAGTTGTTCTGGCAGAGTGATGGTGGTCAGCCGCATGTAATCGATGTGTATTTCCATCGCCAAATGGACATTGCGTTGATCGCTATATACTTATCGCTGCTGACTGACGAATCCTACACGCCCAAAGTCGTGAAAGTGTACGCTGGGGACAGTCCCTCCGATGCTACACTGTATAAAATTATAGAGgtggagaaactgaacgGGTGGCTGGCGTTGACCTTTGAGGACAACAGACCGGCGGATTCGTTGCTCAAGTGCAGGTTTCTACGATTCACGTTCCCTGTCAATCACGAGAACGGGAAGGACACCCATCTACGTGGAATCCGTGTTTTCTCGAGGTCTGGTGGTGGGAGGGGCGCTCCAAGAGGTCTCATCACTGGGACGCAAGAAGAACTCATCGATACTACCGGTGGAACGCTATTCAACGGATACTATTCGATCCGGTGA
- the RAI1 gene encoding decapping nuclease (similar to Saccharomyces cerevisiae RAI1 (YGL246C); ancestral locus Anc_3.570): protein MAISSTLFINQKGSTTTLKQPKEVSFYSRTQGGECLVHDDSRLKYYYLPNADLDSHLDLSSGFKRFKNCERDFQDVGSIHPLLDTIMGYEETKSKPLSADIVGFSDTIIKIILSAFHNTKINPIDMRVVSYRGQLFIKNMASTGVHDPDMREYASYKFETLATLAEPLAYTDREILNRRPKKISNNGDKYYTLVKTGVASAKLVLASEVNCIFDFKQQGKDNLRHYCFLECSSAVNNINDSRRFENQFFRNWLKCFLVGIPRIICGFYDEKYIVKTVEEYSLDEVPLLLKEHSPEAANKCTNAIKWYGLFTEWLLKIIPRDKNDHSIRPFKLQLADNHLKLTEIDAADPEYIGIVEGEDILSSKFKVWRSSQAV from the coding sequence ATGGCGATTTCTTCCACTTTATTTATCAACCAGAAGGGatcgacgacgacactTAAGCAACCCAAAGAGGTGTCGTTCTATTCTAGGACACAAGGGGGTGAGTGTCTTGTCCACGATGACAGCAGACTGAAGTACTACTACTTACCCAATGCGGATCTTGACTCACACTTGGATTTGTCCAGTGGGTTCAAAAGATTTAAGAATTGTGAACGTGACTTTCAAGACGTGGGGTCAATTCACCCTCTGCTGGATACCATTATGGGATACGAGGAGACGAAATCGAAACCATTGAGTGCAGACATTGTAGGGTTCAGTGATACAATCATCAAGATTATTCTCTCCGCGTTCCATAACACAAAGATTAACCCTATTGATATGAGGGTCGTTTCGTACAGAGGACAACTgtttatcaaaaatatGGCTTCTACGGGGGTCCATGACCCTGATATGAGGGAGTACGCCTCGTATAAATTTGAAACACTAGCGACACTGGCAGAACCACTGGCGTATACGGATAGagaaattttgaacaggAGGCCCAAGAAGATCAGTAACAACGGTGATAAATATTACACGCTCGTCAAAACGGGGGTCGCATCGGCCAAACTGGTCCTCGCATCCGAGGTTAACTGTATTTTCGACTTTAAACAGCAGGGGAAGGATAACCTGAGACACTACTGCTTTTTGGAGTGCTCTTCAGCGGTGAACAACATCAATGATTCGCGCAGGTTTGAAAACCAATTCTTTAGAAACTGGCTAAAATGTTTCTTGGTTGGGATTCCACGCATAATATGCGGCTTTTATGACGAAAAGTATATTGTCAAGACCGTAGAGGAATACAGCCTCGATGAGGTGCCCCTGCTGTTAAAGGAACACAGCCCAGAGGCTGCGAATAAGTGTACAAACGCTATAAAATGGTACGGCTTATTCACGGAATGGCTGTTGAAGATAATCCCAAGGGACAAGAACGATCACTCTATCAGACCGTTCAAGTTACAGCTCGCTGATAATCACTTGAAACTGACAGAAATTGACGCTGCGGACCCAGAATACATCGGGATAGTGGAGGGCGAAGATATCCTATCTAGTAAATTCAAAGTATGGAGGTCGTCACAAGCTGTGTGA
- the TAD1 gene encoding tRNA-specific adenosine deaminase (similar to Saccharomyces cerevisiae TAD1 (YGL243W); ancestral locus Anc_3.566) translates to MTDLLGNEIADLVYSEYDRLSTSSKPAVRSNGTKEWTILSGLVAVPLHPGPQLRLISLTTGVKATPNQDLERSQGRVLHDCHAEILALRGFNYVLLRQMQAARNNDRCDLILPGIQDTNKFRLNPEYQLALFISRLPCGDGSMNSLQEQGGLGQDTNGIDDDDPVQYIDPNNRSLLRGRFNYAKKGCVRTKPGRMDSKITYSKSCSDKLCCHQATSILNACTWPLIEEAVYIDYLIVPNISASDRNALERCFTTRLSSATFPVHKMQILSCGQSFADDQQDEDEQPSSISCVKLYITEGETLEQAVLSGIRNGFFTKVSKPLRNNCETAVSRLSQWRLFCTLNPEASNKYTSYRDFKSKLVPRAELITRTRSLLTNGQPWIPTCSDDFNTC, encoded by the coding sequence ATGACGGATCTACTAGGTAATGAGATTGCTGATTTGGTCTATTCTGAATATGACCGGTTAAGCACTAGCAGCAAGCCGGCTGTACGATCAAACGGCACTAAGGAATGGACAATTCTCTCTGGGTTAGTTGCAGTACCGTTGCATCCCGGTCCCCAGCTTCGATTGATTTCGTTAACCACTGGTGTCAAGGCGACACCCAATCAAGATTTGGAGAGAAGTCAGGGAAGGGTATTGCACGACTGCCATGCTGAAATTTTGGCTCTCAGAGGATTCAATTATGTGCTACTACGCCAGATGCAAGCGGCGAGAAACAATGACAGATGCGATCTCATATTGCCAGGGATCCAAGATACTAACAAGTTTAGGTTGAACCCGGAGTACCAACTAGCATTATTTATCTCTCGGTTGCCTTGCGGTGATGGTAGCATGAATTCGCTACAAGAGCAGGGTGGATTGGGACAGGATACCAACGGAATTGACGACGATGATCCCGTACAATATATCGATCCGAACAATCGCAGTTTACTAAGGGGCCGATTCAATTACGCGAAGAAGGGTTGTGTGCGAACAAAACCTGGGAGAATGGACTCCAAGATAACGTATTCGAAATCTTGTTCAGATAAGTTATGTTGTCATCAAGCCACTTCCATCTTGAATGCTTGTACTTGGCCACTAATTGAAGAAGCCGTTTACATAGACTATCTGATAGTACCGAATATCAGTGCTTCCGATCGAAATGCTCTGGAAAGGTGTTTCACAACGAGACTGTCCTCTGCGACTTTCCCAGTCCATAAGATGCAAATACTATCCTGCGGTCAAAGTTTTGCAGATGACCAGCaggatgaagatgaacaaCCTAGCTCCATCAGTTGTGTGAAACTGTACATAACGGAAGGTGAGACGTTGGAGCAAGCTGTTCTGAGCGGTATCCGCAACGGGTTTTTCACCAAAGTGAGCAAACCTCTCCGTAACAACTGTGAAACTGCCGTGAGTAGACTCTCACAGTGGCGTTTATTCTGTACCTTGAACCCTGAGGCAAGTAACAAGTACACGAGTTATCGAGATTTCAAGTCAAAACTTGTGCCGCGCGCCGAATTGATCACCAGAACAAGATCGCTACTGACCAATGGTCAGCCATGGATCCCGACCTGCAGTGACGACTTCAATACATGCTAA
- the RTF1 gene encoding RNA polymerase-associated protein (similar to Saccharomyces cerevisiae RTF1 (YGL244W); ancestral locus Anc_3.567), with product MSDIDEDLLALAGADEEEDDERVLTSTVSKRSKQSDATASKKRRIYEGSEEEVYDDEADDVDEEEDDYNPHEVGNYDTGDDEAENEEQNPFPLQGKYKDEKDREYLESLPEVERETVLFDRSQTMRKYQERKLFRERKRQQEAKPTRSSGRTAHSTGHSDLKASKLSQLKRQRDKKLNRQRSDDEYEEDEEEEEEDDYNGYGDDLNEDAEYQEDEDEEDYNPLAIKSKYDELEEEEDDDVKWAEDNDRVSELADFNKLRIGRSFVAKFCFYPGFNDLVNGCYGRVNVGVDKRSGQTLYRMVKIEKVFLQKPYNMGKFYTNQYFGVTQGKDRKVFQMNFFSDGHFTQNEYERYLRSLETANISRPSAHILSNKSKEIVSFITEPLTEKLTDEIVRNRMLFNKKLSGTNAVLEKTVLRSKLQYARESNNERDVAKYSAQLRNFEKRMNNYEKHHENDHTGTKKLGALTSKNRKVNMGKTKNYDHGKKEDSAGPTVDSKSDPFSRLKTRTKIYYQEVQKEENEKAKALAQQKEIEKNKEADERKEKELLLAQFRRLGGLENMISKINVNFDIDL from the coding sequence ATGTCTGATATTGACGAGGATCTGTTGGCTCTGGCTGGTGCggatgaagaggaggatgatGAGAGAGTTTTGACGTCGACcgtttcaaagagaagcAAGCAGTCCGATGCCACTGCCtccaagaagagaaggaTATACGAGGGGAGTGAGGAGGAAGTGTACGATGATGAAGCTGACGACgttgacgaagaagaagacgattACAACCCGCATGAAGTAGGAAACTATGACACTGGAGATGATGAGGCAGAGAACGAGGAACAGAATCCGTTTCCACTCCAAGGGAAGTATAAAGATGAGAAGGATAGAGAGTATTTGGAGTCTCTACCTGAAGTGGAGCGCGAGactgttttgtttgataGATCGCAGACTATGCGTAAATACCAAGAGAGGAAGCTTTTCAGAGAGCGTAAGAGACAGCAGGAAGCCAAACCTACAAGATCTTCCGGTAGAACTGCTCACTCGACGGGTCATTCTGATTTGAAGGCATCAAAATTATCCCAGCTGAAGAGACAAAGagacaagaaactgaaccgTCAACGCAGCGATGATGAAtacgaggaggacgaagaagaggaagaggaagacgaTTACAACGGATACGGCGATGACTTGAACGAGGATGCCGAGTATCAggaggatgaggatgaggaagatTATAACCCGCTAGCCATAAAATCGAAATacgatgaacttgaagaggaggaagacgatGACGTTAAGTGGGCAGAGGATAATGACCGAGTGTCTGAGCTCGCcgacttcaacaagttgagGATTGGTCGTAGTTTTGTCGCCAAGTTCTGTTTTTATCCTGGTTTCAACGACCTGGTCAACGGGTGTTACGGGAGAGTCAATGTTGGTGTCGATAAACGTTCTGGCCAAACACTTTACCGTATGGTGAAGATCGAGAAAGTATTTCTTCAGAAACCTTACAATATGGGTAAATTCTACACAAATCAGTATTTTGGTGTCACTCAGGGTAAAGACAGGAAAGTGTTTCAGATGAACTTCTTCAGTGATGGGCATTTCACACAGAACGAATACGAGAGATATCTACGTTCATTGGAGACAGCGAATATATCCAGACCATCGGCGCATATTCTTTCCAACAAGTCGAAGGAAATCGTCTCATTCATTACTGAACCATTGACAGAGAAATTGACCGATGAAATAGTACGCAACAGAATGTTGTTCAATAAGAAGCTTTCGGGTACCAATGCTGTTTTAGAGAAAACCGTACTGAGGAGTAAATTGCAGTACGCCCGGGAGAGCAATAATGAAAGGGACGTTGCAAAATATTCTGCTCAACTGAGAAACTTCGAGAAGAGGATGAACAATTACGAAAAACATCATGAAAACGACCACACCGGTACTAAGAAACTTGGTGCGCTAACGTCTAAGAACAGGAAAGTCAACATGGGCAAAACTAAAAATTACGATCACGGTAAGAAAGAAGACAGTGCTGGTCCCACAGTGGATTCCAAGAGCGATCCCTTCAGTAGATTGAAGACTCGGACGAAGATTTACTACCAAGAGGTgcagaaggaggagaacgaAAAGGCGAAAGCACTGGCGCAACAGAAGGAGATAGAGAAGAATAAAGAGGCTGATGAGcggaaagaaaaggaactGCTACTAGCCCAATTCAGAAGACTAGGTGGTTTGGAGAATATGATAAGCAAGATCAATGTGAATTTCGACATTGATCTATGA
- the PRE4 gene encoding proteasome core particle subunit beta 7 (similar to Saccharomyces cerevisiae PRE4 (YFR050C); ancestral locus Anc_3.574) gives MNHDPYSWGRPSDETYGQYSDAIAHAPSFPKMNTQQPIVTGTSVISMKYNNGVIIAADHLGSYGSLLRFTDIERLFPVGKNTVVGISGDISDMQHIEALLEELETENNYDNSHADDEESLQPSYVFEYLATVMYQRRSKMNPLWNALIVAGVEDSKPFLKYVNLLGVTYSSPTLATGFGAHLAVPLLRRVVDRESDVEKTDMQTATDTILQAMKVLYYRDARSSRKFSMAIIDNDQGLVFNKELEVENMKWNFAKDIKGYGTQKV, from the coding sequence ATGAATCATGATCCGTACAGTTGGGGGAGACCCTCAGACGAGACCTACGGCCAGTATAGCGATGCAATTGCCCATGCGCCCTCCTTCCCCAAGATGAACACACAACAACCTATAGTGACCGGTACGTCTGTCATCTCGATGAAGTATAATAACGGTGTTATCATTGCTGCAGATCACTTGGGTTCGTACGGCTCTCTGTTGAGGTTTACCGATATTGAGAGGCTGTTCCCCGTTGGGAAGAACACCGTCGTTGGGATTTCCGGGGACATCTCTGATATGCAGCACATCGAGGCTCTTTTAGAGGAATTGGAGACGGAGAACAACTATGACAACTCGCACGCGGACGACGAGGAGTCGCTGCAGCCGAGCTACGTGTTCGAGTACTTGGCGACCGTGATGTACCAGCGCAGGTCCAAGATGAACCCACTATGGAACGCGCTGATTGTGGCGGGTGTGGAGGACTCGAAAccgtttttgaagtacgtCAATTTGCTAGGTGTCACATACTCATCCCCCACGCTGGCGACTGGGTTTGGTGCGCACTTAGCTGTCCCGCTGCTAAGGCGTGTAGTGGACCGTGAGTCCGATGTCGAGAAGACAGACATGCAAACAGCAACGGACACAATCCTCCAAGCGATGAAGGTGCTTTACTACAGAGACGCACGTTCGTCAAGGAAGTTTTCGATGGCCATAATCGACAACGACCAAGGTCTGGTCTTTAACAAGGAATTGGAGGTTGAAAACATGAAGTGGAACTTCGCAAAAGATATCAAAGGTTACGGTACCCAGAAAGTGTAA
- the GUS1 gene encoding glutamate--tRNA ligase GUS1 (similar to Saccharomyces cerevisiae GUS1 (YGL245W); ancestral locus Anc_3.569) encodes MSAATLVINGKAPIVAYGPLIAARIANSAKSSSVAIEFVDDKNAAPAVFNGDSEDVLSKIAAQFPELFAQEEAADVATWVKTANDEFVVKNFAKLAESLAKLDAHLNLRTFVLGGLKYSVADIACWGALRSNGMVGSIIKNKVYVNVSRWYTLFEMFPQFSNAHEFLTKSMQELKKASTAGKKKESHKANFEIDLPDAKIGEVVTRFPPEPSGYLHIGHAKAALLNQYFAQAYKGKLIIRFDDTNPSKEKEEFQDSILEDLSLLGIKGDRVTYSSDYFQQMYDMCIQLIKEGGAYCDDTPTEKMREERMDGIASARRDRSVEENLKIFTEEMKNGTEEGLKNCVRAKIDYAAPNKTLRDPVIYRCNLTPHHRTGDTWKVYPTYDFCVPIVDSVEGVTHALRTIEYRDRNVQYDWMLNALHLRKVHIWDFARVNFVRTLLSKRKLQWMVDKGLVENWDDPRFPTVRGVRRRGMTVEGLRNFVLSQGPSRNVINLEWNLIWAFNKKVIDPVAPRHTAVVDPVKLHIEGAPETPKTEMKPKHKKNPAVGEKKVIFYQNVVIDKEDAASLETDEEVTLMDWGNVIITKRHPDGSLEGKLHLEGDFKKTKHKLTWLADTEDVVPVDLVDFDHLINKDRLEEGESFEDFLTPQTEFETKAIADLNVKHMKVGDIIQFERKGYYRLDSLPKDGKPYIFFTIPDGKSVNRYGAKK; translated from the coding sequence ATGTCTGCTGCCACGCTAGTTATCAACGGGAAGGCGCCCATTGTGGCGTACGGTCCCCTGATTGCTGCCAGGATTGCGAACAGTGCCAAATCTTCCAGCGTTGCTATTGAGTTTGTCGACGACAAAAACGCCGCACCAGCCGTCTTTAACGGTGACTCCGAGGATGTTCTGAGTAAGATTGCCGCTCAATTCCCTGAACTGTTTGCTCAGGAGGAGGCCGCTGATGTTGCTACATGGGTCAAGACTGCGAACGACGAGTTTGTTGTCAAGAATTTTGCCAAGTTGGCAGAATCTTTGGCCAAATTGGACGCACACTTGAACTTGAGAACTTTTGTTCTAGGTGGGTTGAAGTACTCTGTGGCCGATATTGCGTGCTGGGGGGCGTTGCGGTCCAACGGGATGGTTGGGTCCatcatcaagaacaaagTGTACGTGAACGTTTCTCGCTGGTACACACTCTTCGAAATGTTCCCTCAATTTAGCAACGCACACGAATTCTTGACCAAGTCTATGcaagagttgaagaaggcaAGCACAGCTggtaagaagaaggaaTCTCACAAGGCCAACTTCGAGATCGATCTGCCAGATGCCAAGATCGGTGAGGTCGTCACTCGTTTCCCACCTGAACCATCTGGATACTTGCACATTGGTCACGCCAAGGCTGCTTTGCTGAACCAATACTTTGCGCAGGCATACAAGGGGAAGTTGATCATCAGGTTTGACGACACCAACCCATCgaaggaaaaggaagaatTCCAGGACTCCATCTTGGAGGATTTGTCCCTCTTGGGTATTAAAGGTGACAGAGTCACTTACTCCTCTGACTACTTCCAGCAGATGTACGACATGTGTATTCAGTTGATCAAGGAGGGCGGTGCATACTGTGATGACACACCAACTGAGAAAATGAGAGAGGAGCGTATGGACGGTATTGCTTCTGCGAGACGTGACCGGTCCGTCGaagaaaacttgaaaatCTTCACCGAGGAAATGAAGAACGGGACCGAAGAAgggttgaagaactgtGTCCGTGCCAAGATCGACTACGCGGCGCCAAACAAGACCTTGAGAGACCCTGTCATTTACAGATGTAACTTGACTCCTCACCACAGAACAGGAGACACTTGGAAGGTGTACCCAACGTACGACTTCTGTGTTCCAATCGTCGATTCTGTGGAGGGTGTCACCCATGCTCTACGTACGATCGAGTACAGAGACCGTAACGTCCAGTACGACTGGATGTTGAATGCCTTGCACTTGAGAAAGGTACACATCTGGGATTTCGCCCGTGTCAACTTCGTGAGAACATTGCTGTCCAAGCGTAAGTTGCAATGGATGGTTGACAAGGGTCTAGTCGAGAACTGGGATGATCCAAGATTTCCTACCGTCAGAGGGGTCAGAAGAAGAGGTATGACCGTTGAAGGTTTGAGAAACTTTGTTTTGTCCCAAGGTCCCTCCAGAAACGTCATCAACTTGGAGTGGAACTTGATTTGGGCATtcaacaagaaggtcaTCGACCCTGTCGCTCCAAGACACACTGCAGTGGTGGACCCAGTCAAGTTGCACATCGAGGGTGCGCCAGAGACCCCAAAGACTGAAATGAAGCCAAAGCACAAGAAGAATCCTGCTGTTGGTGAGAAGAAGGTGATATTCTATCAAAATGTCGTCATTGACAAGGAGGACGCCGCTTCCTTGGAAACTGACGAAGAGGTTACTTTGATGGATTGGGGTAACGTCATCATCACTAAGAGACACCCTGACGGCTCCCTTGAAGGTAAGCTACATTTGGAAGgtgacttcaagaagacgaagCATAAGCTAACCTGGTTGGCCGACACTGAAGACGTTGTGCCTGTTGACTTGGTCGACTTTGACCACTTGATCAACAAGGACAGACTGGAAGAGGGCGAGAGTTTCGAAGACTTCTTGACTCCACAGACCGAGTTCGAGACCAAGGCCATTGCGGACTTGAACGTCAAGCACATGAAGGTCGGCGACATCATCCAGTTTGAGAGAAAGGGTTACTACAGACTGGACTCTTTGCCAAAGGATGGGAAGCCATACATTTTCTTCACCATTCCAGATGGTAAGTCTGTCAACAGATACGGTGCCAAGAAATAG
- the PDE1 gene encoding 3',5'-cyclic-nucleotide phosphodiesterase PDE1 (similar to Saccharomyces cerevisiae PDE1 (YGL248W); ancestral locus Anc_3.573): protein MFTFEVVILGGLGGPGENSSQCFMLRPYRSKGIKSICVDGGAGAAQICDTLMLQQKPVSERDQLAFHYYEPDDQQYFLENMIDKQSVAKFGFSSETLDSVSQERNALKKGYKIYQGIGEYYVTHPHLDHISAMVVNSPLVYEPPLVSEKTICGLDFTVNALQEHIFNDTIWPNLTYGKLQKLRVKTLQHSQWAPSSTFPQWEIIPFQVCHGCKVAQDSKVYSTVYLIRDKVSRDVIVICGDLEYDYEGENHKNLLDNVWRYIAKNVPFKHLKSIFIECSSSSMVACENLYGHLSPPFLIHELKSLYKFYGFTNDPFDLHVVIIHVKLTVSDTDPRKTILHELKELVRGEEGLNKVRFSIALDKHRFVL from the coding sequence ATGTTCACATTCGAAGTGGTAATACTGGGCGGGCTTGGAGGTCCCGGCGAAAACTCGTCCCAATGCTTTATGCTTAGACCGTATAGGTCAAAGGGGATAAAATCTATTTGTGTTGAcggtggtgccggtgcTGCGCAGATATGTGATACATTGATGTTACAACAGAAACCTGTATCAGAGAGAGACCAGTTGGCGTTCCACTACTACGAACCGGACGATCAGCagtattttttggaaaatatgATCGATAAGCAGTCTGTCGCCAAGTTTGGGTTCTCTAGTGAGACATTGGACAGCGTGTCGCAGGAACGGAACGCTCTGAAAAAGGGGTATAAAATATACCAAGGGATTGGCGAGTACTATGTGACTCACCCACACCTGGATCATATTTCAGCCATGGTAGTGAATTCTCCGCTTGTGTACGAACCCCCGCTGGTTTCAGAGAAGACGATATGCGGGTTGGACTTCACCGTGAATGCATTACAGGAACATATATTCAACGACACAATATGGCCAAACTTGACTTACGGGAAATTGCAGAAGTTACGAGTTAAGACTTTGCAACACAGCCAGTGGGCTCCATCGAGTACATTTCCTCAGTGGGAAATAATACCGTTTCAAGTCTGTCACGGGTGTAAAGTAGCTCAGGACTCCAAAGTGTACAGCACTGTTTACCTGATAAGAGACAAAGTGAGTCGCGATGTCATTGTTATCTGTGGTGACCTCGAGTACGACTACGAGGGGGAGAACCACAAAAATTTGCTAGACAACGTGTGGAGGTACATTGCTAAGAACGTCCCCTTCAAGCACTTGAAAAGTATCTTCATAGAGTGTTCCAGCTCATCGATGGTTGCATGCGAGAACTTGTACGGTCATCTTTCGCCGCCGTTCCTGATCCATGAACTTAAATCACTGTACAAGTTCTATGGGTTCACAAACGACCCGTTCGACCTGCATGTTGTAATAATACATGTCAAGCTTACTGTCTCGGATACGGACCCCAGGAAGACCATATTGCATGAGTTGAAAGAGCTGGTTAGGGGAGAGGAAGGGCTGAACAAAGTAAGATTTTCTATAGCACTTGATAAACATAGGTTTGTACTCTGA